In Moorella sp. Hama-1, a single genomic region encodes these proteins:
- the deoC gene encoding deoxyribose-phosphate aldolase produces the protein MDWNKETLAAVIDHTLLKPQAKPEDIQRLCEEAINYSFASVCVNPCYVSLAAKMLTGTNVKTCTVIGFPLGANDTSIKVKESQRAIEQGAQEIDMVINIGMLKSRELAYVGKEIKEIVNVATMGNGIVKVIIETCLLEHDEKIIACKLAVDNGATFVKTSTGFNGPGAQINDVALMRKTVGENVGVKASGGIRDYQAALSMLAAGANRLGTSSGVVIMEAVKG, from the coding sequence ATGGATTGGAATAAAGAAACTCTAGCCGCTGTTATTGACCATACGTTATTAAAACCGCAAGCTAAGCCAGAAGATATTCAACGTTTATGCGAAGAAGCTATCAATTATAGCTTCGCTAGTGTTTGTGTTAATCCGTGTTATGTATCGCTGGCTGCGAAAATGCTTACAGGTACCAATGTAAAAACATGTACGGTCATAGGTTTTCCTTTGGGTGCTAATGATACTAGCATAAAAGTAAAAGAATCTCAAAGGGCTATAGAACAGGGCGCTCAAGAAATTGATATGGTAATTAATATAGGTATGCTTAAAAGTAGAGAGCTCGCATATGTAGGTAAGGAGATAAAGGAAATTGTCAATGTCGCTACTATGGGTAATGGTATTGTGAAGGTAATTATTGAAACATGCCTGTTAGAACATGATGAGAAAATAATTGCTTGTAAATTAGCAGTCGACAACGGAGCTACCTTTGTAAAGACGAGTACAGGTTTTAATGGACCAGGGGCACAGATTAACGATGTTGCTTTAATGCGGAAAACAGTTGGCGAAAACGTAGGCGTTAAAGCTTCGGGAGGAATAAGGGACTACCAGGCTGCCTTATCTATGTTGGCAGCGGGTGCCAATAGACTTGGCACAAGCTCCGGAGTAGTAATAATGGAGGCCGTTAAGGGTTAG
- the pyrE gene encoding orotate phosphoribosyltransferase — MLSHDEIMNIFRRTGVLWEGHFILTSGLHSGRYLQCARVQQFPEENTILCRELAARFKDQGITTVIGPAIGAIIMAYEVARQLGARSLFTERENGAMTLRRSFTLEPGERVLVVEDVITTGGSVREVVKVVKEHGAIPVAAGVLVDRSGGRADVGLPIQPLFTFAIETYQPDDCPLCRQGIPVVKPGSRQSKP, encoded by the coding sequence ATGCTCAGTCACGACGAGATCATGAATATTTTCCGTCGCACCGGTGTCCTATGGGAGGGACACTTTATCCTGACCTCCGGCCTGCATAGCGGCCGTTATCTCCAGTGTGCCCGGGTGCAGCAGTTTCCAGAAGAGAACACCATTCTCTGCCGCGAGCTAGCGGCCAGGTTTAAGGACCAGGGTATCACAACGGTCATCGGCCCGGCCATCGGGGCGATTATTATGGCCTATGAGGTGGCCCGCCAGCTGGGGGCCAGGTCCCTCTTTACCGAGCGGGAAAACGGTGCCATGACCCTGCGTCGGAGCTTCACCCTCGAACCCGGGGAAAGGGTCCTGGTGGTGGAAGATGTAATTACTACCGGCGGGTCGGTACGGGAGGTGGTTAAGGTAGTAAAAGAACACGGGGCCATCCCGGTGGCGGCCGGCGTCCTGGTGGATCGCAGCGGCGGCCGGGCTGATGTCGGCCTACCTATCCAGCCTTTGTTCACCTTTGCTATCGAGACCTACCAGCCGGACGACTGCCCCCTTTGCCGCCAGGGAATTCCGGTAGTAAAGCCCGGTAGCCGGCAGAGCAAACCTTAG
- the groL gene encoding chaperonin GroEL (60 kDa chaperone family; promotes refolding of misfolded polypeptides especially under stressful conditions; forms two stacked rings of heptamers to form a barrel-shaped 14mer; ends can be capped by GroES; misfolded proteins enter the barrel where they are refolded when GroES binds) codes for MAKQIVFDREAREALENGITKLTEAVRVTLGPRGRNVVLEKKFGAPTITNDGVTIAKEVELKDPLENVGALLVREVASKTNDVAGDGTTTACVLAQAIVREGMKNVAAGANPMFMKKGIQRAVEAVVVNLKSQARPVESKDSISQVAAISANDPQIGSLVAEAMEKVGKDGVITVEESKGMETAVDVVEGMQFDRGYISPYMVTDNERMEAVLEEPYLLITDKKITAVADLIPVLEKVVRTGRPLLIICEDMEGEALATLVVNKLRGTFTCVAVKAPAFGDRRKAMLQDIAILTGGQVITEETGLKLENATLDMLGQARQVRVGKEETTIVEGRGKDEAIEARVAQIRREYEDSTSDYDREKLQERLAKLAGGVAVIKVGAATETEMKEKKMRIEDALSATRAAVEEGIVAGGGTALVRAQAVLKDVQALGDELTGVRLVYRALEEPLRQIAANAGVEGSVVVEKVRQSSDGLGFNAATLEYVNLIEAGIVDPVKVTRSALENAASIASLVLTTESVVADIPEEEPSIPGGGMPGGGMPGGMPMM; via the coding sequence ATGGCTAAACAAATAGTCTTTGACCGCGAAGCCAGGGAGGCCCTGGAAAACGGCATTACCAAACTCACCGAGGCCGTCCGGGTGACCCTAGGACCCCGGGGCCGGAACGTGGTCCTGGAGAAGAAATTCGGCGCGCCGACCATTACCAATGACGGGGTGACCATTGCCAAAGAGGTCGAGTTAAAAGATCCCCTGGAGAATGTGGGCGCCCTGCTGGTCCGGGAGGTGGCCTCCAAAACCAACGATGTCGCCGGCGACGGTACCACCACCGCCTGCGTCCTGGCCCAGGCCATTGTCCGGGAGGGTATGAAGAACGTAGCCGCCGGGGCCAACCCCATGTTCATGAAGAAGGGGATCCAGAGGGCGGTGGAAGCCGTGGTGGTGAACCTGAAGTCCCAGGCCCGGCCGGTGGAAAGCAAGGACTCCATCAGCCAGGTAGCCGCCATTTCCGCCAATGATCCCCAAATCGGCTCCCTGGTGGCCGAGGCCATGGAGAAGGTCGGCAAGGACGGGGTCATCACCGTAGAGGAATCCAAGGGGATGGAAACCGCCGTAGACGTCGTCGAGGGCATGCAATTCGACCGCGGCTATATCTCCCCCTATATGGTCACCGATAACGAGCGCATGGAAGCCGTCCTGGAAGAACCCTACCTCCTGATTACCGATAAAAAGATTACCGCAGTGGCTGACCTGATACCTGTCCTGGAGAAGGTGGTGCGGACGGGCAGGCCCTTGCTCATCATTTGCGAAGATATGGAGGGCGAAGCCCTGGCTACCCTGGTGGTCAATAAGCTCCGGGGCACCTTTACCTGCGTGGCCGTAAAGGCGCCGGCCTTCGGTGACCGGCGTAAGGCCATGCTGCAAGATATCGCTATCCTGACAGGCGGCCAGGTGATTACCGAAGAAACCGGCCTGAAGCTGGAGAACGCCACCCTGGATATGCTGGGCCAGGCGCGCCAGGTCCGGGTGGGTAAAGAAGAGACCACCATCGTCGAAGGCCGCGGCAAGGATGAGGCCATTGAGGCCCGGGTAGCCCAGATTCGCCGGGAGTATGAAGACTCCACCTCTGATTACGATCGGGAGAAACTTCAGGAACGCCTGGCCAAGCTGGCCGGCGGCGTGGCGGTCATTAAGGTCGGGGCGGCCACCGAAACGGAAATGAAGGAAAAGAAGATGCGCATTGAGGACGCCCTGTCGGCCACCCGAGCGGCAGTGGAAGAAGGTATCGTTGCCGGCGGCGGCACGGCCCTGGTACGCGCCCAGGCGGTCTTAAAGGATGTCCAGGCCTTGGGCGACGAATTGACGGGGGTGCGCCTGGTCTACCGCGCCCTGGAGGAACCCCTGCGCCAGATCGCGGCCAATGCCGGCGTCGAGGGTTCGGTGGTTGTGGAGAAGGTGCGCCAGAGTAGCGACGGCCTGGGCTTTAACGCCGCTACCCTGGAGTATGTCAACCTTATTGAGGCCGGTATCGTTGATCCGGTCAAAGTGACCCGTTCCGCCCTGGAGAATGCCGCCAGCATTGCTTCCCTGGTCCTGACCACGGAAAGCGTGGTAGCCGACATTCCGGAAGAAGAACCGTCTATCCCCGGCGGCGGTATGCCCGGTGGTGGGATGCCCGGCGGTATGCCCATGATGTAG
- a CDS encoding dihydroorotate dehydrogenase — MEQLEKMVSPGCPGDNSSRQLHECQAGAGLPAAREPETGVRVDQAATAGKGVGASLSPGTGVGAGVDLGVEIAGLRLANPVLPASGTFGFGEEFTPFIDLNRLGAIVVKTITLHPTPGNPPPRLMETPCGLLNSIGLQNPGLEVFLREKLPRLRQFAPPLIVNIAGRTVAEYGELAARLSAAAGIAALEVNISCPNVKEGGIVFGTEPAMAARVTAAVRKETSLPVIVKLTPNVTDITAIARAVVDAGADALSLINTLQGMAIDIDTRRPALANMVGGLSGPAVKPVALYAVWRVARAVQVPLIGMGGITTARDAIEFFLAGASAVAVGTASLVNPRALIEVIEGLESYLIAMGLTGVQDLIGACRG; from the coding sequence ATGGAGCAGCTAGAGAAAATGGTGTCACCTGGTTGCCCGGGTGACAACAGTAGTAGGCAGCTGCACGAGTGTCAAGCCGGGGCAGGGTTACCGGCCGCGCGAGAGCCGGAAACCGGGGTTAGAGTCGATCAGGCAGCAACCGCCGGGAAAGGGGTTGGTGCCAGCCTTAGCCCCGGTACCGGAGTTGGTGCCGGGGTTGACCTGGGAGTCGAGATCGCCGGCCTGAGGCTGGCGAATCCGGTCCTGCCGGCCTCCGGTACCTTTGGTTTCGGCGAAGAATTCACCCCCTTTATCGATTTGAACCGCTTGGGGGCCATTGTGGTCAAGACCATTACCCTCCACCCCACCCCCGGCAACCCGCCCCCGCGCTTAATGGAGACCCCCTGTGGCTTGCTCAACTCCATCGGCCTGCAGAACCCGGGCCTGGAGGTTTTCTTGCGCGAGAAACTGCCCCGCCTGCGCCAGTTCGCGCCCCCGCTCATCGTCAACATCGCCGGGCGAACCGTAGCCGAGTACGGGGAACTGGCCGCCCGTTTGAGCGCCGCGGCAGGCATCGCCGCCCTGGAAGTCAATATCTCCTGCCCCAATGTCAAGGAAGGCGGCATCGTCTTTGGCACCGAACCGGCCATGGCCGCCCGGGTGACGGCAGCCGTGCGTAAAGAGACCAGCCTGCCGGTAATCGTCAAGCTGACACCCAACGTAACGGACATCACGGCTATAGCAAGGGCGGTGGTAGATGCCGGTGCCGATGCCCTCTCCCTCATTAATACCCTGCAGGGCATGGCCATCGACATTGACACCCGCCGGCCGGCCCTGGCCAATATGGTCGGAGGATTGAGCGGCCCGGCCGTAAAACCGGTGGCCCTCTACGCCGTCTGGCGGGTGGCCCGGGCGGTACAGGTGCCGCTAATTGGTATGGGTGGCATTACCACCGCCCGGGACGCCATCGAGTTCTTCCTGGCCGGGGCTAGCGCCGTCGCCGTGGGCACGGCCAGTCTGGTCAACCCGCGGGCTTTAATCGAGGTTATCGAAGGGCTGGAGAGTTATCTGATTGCAATGGGTCTAACCGGAGTACAGGATTTGATCGGCGCCTGCCGCGGATAG
- a CDS encoding ABC transporter permease has product MEATKKLDCGKIIFTNLRRYSILALLLVLVLIATMLSSRFLTVGNFLNLLQQSAVIGIVSVGMTFVIITGGIDLSVGSILALAGMVVGILLRNGMAIPFAVFITLIAGAVLGGISGFITTKARVPAFLATLAMMVAARGMALLTTDGQPVFGLPPAFNVLGAGFFLGIPVSGIVWIFITIVAAFILKYSAFGRRLYAVGGNPEAAYLSGVKVDTIIATTYIISGVLSAFAGVVLASWLTVSQPTAGSGFELNAIAAVVLGGASLFGGTGGVMGTFIGVLLMSIITNIFNLIGLSSYYQSIFMGVIIVLALILNEFVIGGGES; this is encoded by the coding sequence ATGGAAGCTACTAAAAAGTTAGATTGCGGCAAGATTATTTTTACGAATTTAAGGCGTTATAGTATTTTAGCGTTGCTATTGGTCTTAGTTTTAATAGCGACTATGTTATCATCTCGATTTTTGACAGTGGGTAATTTCTTAAACCTGCTGCAGCAGTCCGCTGTCATAGGTATAGTATCCGTTGGAATGACCTTTGTGATCATTACCGGGGGAATTGATCTTTCCGTGGGTTCAATTTTGGCGTTAGCCGGGATGGTTGTAGGCATATTATTAAGGAATGGCATGGCAATTCCCTTTGCGGTTTTTATTACTCTAATTGCTGGGGCGGTATTGGGGGGAATAAGCGGTTTTATAACTACTAAAGCCAGGGTTCCGGCTTTCCTCGCTACTTTAGCAATGATGGTTGCGGCCAGAGGTATGGCGTTATTAACTACCGATGGACAGCCTGTATTTGGATTACCACCAGCGTTTAATGTTTTAGGAGCCGGGTTCTTTTTGGGTATACCGGTAAGTGGAATAGTGTGGATCTTTATTACAATCGTAGCAGCTTTCATATTAAAATACTCGGCCTTTGGTCGCCGCCTTTATGCAGTTGGGGGTAACCCGGAAGCGGCTTATTTATCAGGGGTAAAAGTAGATACAATTATCGCAACCACGTATATCATTTCGGGTGTCTTATCAGCTTTTGCTGGTGTGGTACTGGCGTCATGGCTTACAGTTTCTCAGCCGACAGCCGGTAGTGGGTTTGAATTAAATGCAATTGCAGCGGTAGTGCTGGGCGGAGCTAGCCTTTTTGGTGGTACAGGCGGAGTGATGGGTACTTTTATTGGTGTTTTGCTGATGAGTATTATTACCAATATATTTAACTTGATAGGACTATCTTCTTATTATCAGTCTATCTTTATGGGGGTGATCATAGTTCTAGCTTTGATCTTAAACGAATTTGTAATTGGAGGAGGGGAGAGTTAG
- a CDS encoding substrate-binding domain-containing protein encodes MNKILKKVSLVLTMGLMFLLVAGCGQGQQKNTASSSGDQKKVVIGFSQVTLQSPFYVALMQAAENEAKAKGAQLVYVDAQENIQKQNNDVQDLITKGINVLLLNPVNPDGVTPALAAAQKANIPVVTVDRPTTSKVATFVGRDNKEMGRIAGKKAVELLGGSGQAKGTIVEIQGAAGDKVMMARRDGFHEIVDKEPGIKVIQSPYCDYTRSKAVKAFQDILQANPKIDLVYAHNDDMALGAVQVLDQNKIKGVKIVGIDGLMEAIVAIKGGKYDATVLNDPQYLGKLAVDTALGVLKGEKYPDYVDAGTGLVDKSNVDQYVDTSLTFASSKK; translated from the coding sequence ATGAATAAGATTTTGAAAAAGGTTTCTTTGGTTTTAACAATGGGTTTAATGTTTTTGCTTGTTGCTGGTTGTGGTCAAGGTCAGCAAAAGAATACAGCATCTTCATCTGGTGATCAGAAAAAGGTTGTAATTGGATTTTCCCAAGTCACCCTGCAATCTCCTTTTTATGTAGCCTTAATGCAAGCGGCTGAGAATGAAGCCAAAGCCAAAGGAGCCCAATTAGTTTATGTTGATGCGCAGGAGAATATTCAAAAACAGAACAACGATGTTCAGGATTTAATTACAAAAGGGATTAATGTCTTGCTACTAAATCCTGTAAACCCGGATGGTGTTACCCCGGCCCTGGCGGCAGCCCAAAAGGCTAACATTCCAGTGGTCACAGTTGATCGGCCTACTACTTCCAAAGTGGCTACTTTTGTAGGGCGGGACAATAAAGAAATGGGAAGGATAGCCGGTAAAAAAGCAGTAGAGTTGTTAGGTGGCTCTGGACAAGCTAAAGGTACCATAGTAGAAATTCAAGGTGCTGCTGGTGACAAGGTGATGATGGCCCGGCGGGACGGGTTTCATGAAATAGTTGATAAGGAGCCCGGCATTAAAGTTATTCAGAGTCCGTATTGTGATTATACCCGTTCTAAGGCGGTTAAGGCTTTCCAGGATATACTTCAGGCCAATCCCAAGATTGATTTAGTATATGCTCATAATGATGATATGGCGCTAGGTGCCGTACAAGTATTAGATCAGAACAAGATAAAGGGGGTTAAAATTGTAGGGATTGATGGTTTGATGGAAGCTATTGTGGCTATTAAAGGTGGGAAGTATGATGCCACCGTCCTTAATGATCCCCAATATCTTGGTAAGTTAGCTGTAGATACAGCGTTAGGGGTGCTAAAAGGCGAAAAATATCCCGATTATGTGGATGCCGGAACAGGTTTGGTTGACAAAAGTAATGTTGATCAATATGTAGATACCAGTTTAACCTTCGCGTCTAGCAAGAAATAA
- a CDS encoding ATP-binding cassette domain-containing protein, translating to MILPALNRFTQYGLIKYGQINTSVAAQIKSLRVKTPSQHAFVAKLSGGNQQKIVIAKWLLSGAQLFLFDEPTQGIDVGAKEEIYGIIGNLASLGKSIIVASSELGELMRLCNRIFVMYDGCLLQEFHTESTPQEQILQCAISGRKGMAGNGSY from the coding sequence TTGATCCTCCCAGCACTAAATCGCTTCACCCAATATGGGTTGATTAAATACGGGCAGATTAACACTTCGGTGGCAGCGCAGATAAAAAGTTTGCGTGTTAAGACGCCTTCGCAGCACGCTTTCGTAGCGAAACTTAGCGGTGGCAATCAACAAAAAATTGTTATTGCCAAATGGCTTTTAAGTGGAGCGCAGTTATTTCTCTTTGACGAACCCACGCAGGGAATTGATGTTGGCGCTAAAGAAGAGATTTATGGTATAATCGGCAATCTGGCATCTTTGGGGAAGAGCATTATTGTCGCCTCTTCGGAACTAGGCGAACTGATGAGATTGTGCAATAGAATTTTTGTTATGTATGACGGCTGTCTGTTACAGGAATTTCATACTGAATCAACACCGCAAGAACAAATTTTACAATGTGCAATATCGGGAAGAAAGGGGATGGCTGGTAATGGAAGCTACTAA
- a CDS encoding PucR family transcriptional regulator, with amino-acid sequence MLGISVKEALDLPQMEGAVLLGGDQGLNHIIHSVNIMEVPDIENYIKPAELLLTTTYPIKDDRNALENLIPQLYKHGLAALAIKPERYIREIPEIMITQANHYGLPLIKLPNTASFNEIINPILTEILNRQAAILSKNEQISKALTEIMLHGGGLAEISRTLAGLLGLPVSIHDPSFRKIASWLSPRDFGSDKNRALSEFVNDNKLLAETFNGNKDQMIFNHTHGFCAICRPVTVAGEIYAYLFIWDPESPFPERQLVGIEQAITAIALEISKSRAIFDVEARFKSSFIDYLMDGEITSREDAIVLAERFGWVIADGFTVILFECDDLKSLYNLDPVITRKKRINMVETINSTVTSLSPGSAVVERGSRLMVLHRSRQCKDIKESRHNSEMLAHYCCQELARRLETRVVAGISRFIPDPMEIVKGITQAQQALEIGRCAFEQGQVFHFDDLGVYRILFTSDTAEMRRFYDDVLGRLVVYDQENDAGLIVTLEALFTNEMNLQKTAKALFIHYNTIRYRVNRIQQITGLDLKSPDDCLNLQLALKILHMK; translated from the coding sequence ATGTTGGGAATATCCGTAAAAGAAGCGCTTGATTTACCCCAGATGGAAGGAGCAGTACTGCTTGGAGGCGACCAGGGGCTTAATCATATAATTCATTCCGTAAACATTATGGAAGTGCCAGACATAGAAAATTATATTAAACCCGCAGAGCTTTTACTGACAACCACATATCCTATCAAAGATGATAGGAATGCTCTTGAAAACTTAATACCACAGTTATATAAACATGGGTTAGCGGCTTTGGCTATAAAGCCAGAACGTTACATCCGCGAGATCCCGGAAATAATGATTACGCAGGCTAACCATTATGGGCTTCCCCTAATTAAGTTACCGAATACTGCTTCGTTTAATGAAATTATAAACCCTATCTTAACGGAAATTCTCAATCGCCAGGCGGCCATCCTTAGTAAAAACGAACAAATTAGTAAAGCCTTAACCGAAATAATGTTACATGGCGGAGGATTGGCTGAAATCTCGAGAACACTTGCAGGACTGCTGGGTTTACCAGTCTCTATTCATGATCCTTCTTTCCGGAAGATAGCTTCCTGGTTATCTCCCCGTGATTTTGGTAGTGATAAAAATCGGGCTCTCTCCGAATTTGTAAATGACAATAAACTACTAGCAGAAACCTTTAATGGTAATAAAGATCAGATGATATTTAACCATACCCACGGGTTTTGTGCTATATGTCGTCCAGTCACTGTTGCCGGCGAAATTTATGCGTACTTGTTTATCTGGGACCCAGAAAGCCCTTTTCCCGAACGTCAATTAGTAGGCATTGAGCAGGCAATTACTGCCATCGCACTTGAAATAAGTAAGAGTCGCGCTATTTTCGATGTAGAGGCTAGATTTAAAAGCAGCTTCATAGATTATCTCATGGACGGTGAGATTACTTCGAGGGAAGACGCCATTGTTTTGGCTGAAAGATTTGGTTGGGTAATAGCCGATGGCTTTACAGTAATATTATTTGAATGTGATGACCTCAAGTCTCTTTATAACCTTGATCCAGTAATTACACGTAAAAAAAGAATAAATATGGTGGAAACGATTAATTCCACTGTTACTTCATTATCCCCGGGTTCGGCCGTTGTCGAGAGAGGAAGCCGGTTAATGGTTTTGCACCGCAGCCGGCAATGCAAGGACATTAAGGAGTCAAGGCACAATTCCGAAATGTTGGCCCATTATTGCTGTCAAGAGTTAGCAAGACGGTTAGAAACTAGAGTAGTTGCGGGAATTAGCCGCTTTATTCCTGACCCCATGGAGATTGTTAAAGGCATTACCCAGGCACAACAAGCCCTTGAAATTGGAAGATGCGCTTTTGAGCAAGGGCAAGTTTTTCACTTTGACGATCTAGGGGTTTACCGCATCTTGTTTACTTCAGACACAGCGGAAATGCGCCGGTTCTACGATGATGTCCTGGGACGTTTGGTCGTTTATGATCAAGAAAATGATGCCGGGCTAATAGTAACGCTTGAGGCTCTATTCACTAATGAAATGAACCTGCAAAAAACAGCCAAGGCCTTATTTATTCATTACAATACCATAAGGTACAGGGTAAACCGTATACAACAAATTACTGGACTGGATTTGAAATCTCCTGATGATTGTTTAAACCTGCAGCTTGCTCTCAAAATTCTTCACATGAAATAG
- the groES gene encoding co-chaperone GroES, protein MSFQPLGDRVLIKPLEAEEKTAAGIVLPDTAKEKPQQGEVVAVGPGRLLENGERGKMEVKAGDRVLYAKYAGTELKQGDTKYLVLSERDILAIVE, encoded by the coding sequence ATGAGTTTTCAGCCCTTAGGGGACCGTGTCCTCATTAAGCCCCTGGAAGCCGAAGAAAAAACAGCGGCCGGTATTGTCCTGCCGGACACCGCCAAGGAGAAACCCCAGCAGGGAGAGGTGGTAGCCGTTGGCCCCGGCCGTTTGCTGGAAAATGGTGAGCGGGGCAAAATGGAGGTTAAAGCCGGAGACCGGGTGCTCTATGCTAAGTATGCCGGTACCGAGTTGAAACAGGGTGACACCAAATACCTGGTCCTCAGCGAACGAGATATTCTCGCGATAGTTGAATAA
- a CDS encoding DUF2877 domain-containing protein, translating into MEALSVGIGAWENLGRLAFRAEVISVSKRSFYCQAQDGLICVGDRSIGQGPINVLLEDSAWRALRRRVMSGGYVDFNKARICDEKSVLLLEDRIYAERISPTLNIDLECMDFASLWSFMSTFGKGPMLYITNFNVTGACDPLERVIAQRGKRGLDLLRASWGQGDWQSCASEAVKTLLGLGPGLTPSGDDLLVGYMSGLELIATKNSRARDIKKILQSVMLSCLAMTNEISQAHIKWACAGYYMEPLTILLTEIAEGRKGNIYTTIKKLLVRGASSGTDTTMGLLWALENGKEMQVGGYSLAN; encoded by the coding sequence ATGGAAGCCCTTTCCGTGGGCATTGGAGCGTGGGAGAATCTTGGCCGATTAGCTTTCAGGGCTGAAGTGATCTCGGTATCCAAGCGCTCCTTTTATTGCCAGGCTCAAGATGGACTTATTTGTGTAGGAGACCGGTCCATAGGTCAAGGGCCAATCAATGTGTTACTAGAGGATTCGGCTTGGCGTGCCTTACGCCGTCGGGTGATGTCGGGAGGTTACGTTGATTTTAATAAAGCCCGGATTTGCGATGAGAAATCGGTTTTACTCCTTGAGGACCGGATTTATGCGGAACGCATTAGTCCCACGCTAAACATTGATCTCGAATGCATGGATTTTGCTTCCCTGTGGTCGTTTATGTCTACCTTTGGTAAAGGGCCTATGCTATACATCACCAATTTTAATGTTACGGGAGCCTGTGACCCTTTAGAGAGGGTTATTGCGCAAAGGGGAAAACGTGGCCTTGATCTATTGCGGGCCAGCTGGGGTCAGGGGGATTGGCAATCTTGCGCTTCAGAAGCGGTTAAAACCCTTTTAGGTTTGGGGCCGGGGCTAACTCCCTCCGGGGACGATTTACTCGTAGGTTATATGAGCGGTTTGGAATTGATAGCCACTAAAAACTCTCGCGCACGGGATATAAAGAAAATACTGCAGTCTGTCATGTTATCTTGCCTTGCAATGACGAACGAAATCAGCCAGGCACATATTAAGTGGGCTTGTGCGGGGTATTACATGGAACCGCTTACGATACTATTGACAGAAATAGCAGAAGGGAGGAAGGGAAATATTTATACCACAATAAAGAAGCTTTTAGTACGAGGAGCTTCCTCAGGTACAGATACTACTATGGGTTTATTGTGGGCTTTGGAAAACGGAAAGGAGATGCAGGTTGGTGGTTATTCGTTGGCTAATTAA
- a CDS encoding dihydroorotate dehydrogenase electron transfer subunit codes for MPQHLQVEVLTSQPVGMDICLLRLKAPDLARAARPGQFVHLRCGEGLDPFLRRPLSIHDAGAGEVTLFYQIKGRGTSWLRRRVPGSRVDLLGPLGRGFTLISGGRLALVAGGLGMAPLFFLARVARGMGNEIDFFYGARDRQGLYRLEDLEGLGVRLFLATDDGSTGFHGPVTGLWEQHLKGTSYDRAYACGPRPALATFARLAAAAGILAEVSLEERMACGFGACRGCVTALHDARGEKYYENVCTGGPVFDAAAVCWEE; via the coding sequence ATGCCACAGCACCTGCAAGTAGAAGTTCTAACCTCCCAACCGGTGGGGATGGATATCTGCCTGCTCCGGCTCAAGGCCCCGGATTTGGCCCGCGCCGCCCGGCCGGGCCAGTTTGTCCACCTGCGTTGTGGGGAAGGCCTGGATCCCTTCCTGCGGCGGCCCCTGAGCATTCATGACGCCGGCGCGGGGGAAGTGACCCTTTTTTACCAGATTAAGGGGCGGGGTACGTCCTGGTTGCGCCGGCGGGTTCCCGGCAGCCGGGTGGATCTCCTGGGTCCCCTGGGCCGGGGGTTTACCCTGATATCCGGCGGGAGGCTGGCCCTGGTGGCCGGGGGCCTGGGGATGGCGCCCCTGTTTTTCCTGGCCCGGGTGGCCCGGGGAATGGGTAATGAGATCGATTTCTTTTACGGCGCCCGGGACCGGCAGGGACTGTACCGCCTGGAGGATCTGGAGGGTCTGGGGGTCCGGCTGTTTCTCGCCACCGACGACGGTAGCACCGGCTTTCACGGCCCGGTGACGGGTCTCTGGGAACAGCACTTAAAGGGTACATCCTACGACCGCGCTTATGCCTGCGGCCCCCGGCCGGCCCTGGCTACCTTTGCCCGCCTGGCGGCAGCGGCGGGTATACTGGCGGAAGTCTCCCTGGAGGAGCGGATGGCCTGCGGTTTTGGCGCCTGCCGGGGCTGTGTAACCGCCCTGCACGACGCCCGGGGTGAAAAGTATTACGAGAATGTCTGTACCGGCGGTCCCGTCTTTGACGCTGCTGCCGTTTGCTGGGAGGAGTAA